A genomic segment from Terriglobales bacterium encodes:
- a CDS encoding dual specificity protein phosphatase — translation MDMTWITDRIAVGGGIWTKDKMIEVARAGVTHIIDMQIEFDDTELAEPYSIEVLWNPVDDDFQPKPPHVFQRGVDFALRVLDRPEGKLLIHCAAGVHRAPMMALAILRVLGYSSRDAAEMLESRRHVVDLADVYVRSVEDYMRTFVTAENAAKQ, via the coding sequence ATGGATATGACGTGGATCACCGACCGGATCGCAGTCGGTGGCGGCATCTGGACGAAAGACAAGATGATCGAAGTGGCGCGCGCCGGTGTCACCCACATCATCGATATGCAGATTGAGTTTGATGATACGGAACTGGCGGAACCTTACAGCATTGAAGTGTTGTGGAATCCGGTGGATGATGATTTTCAGCCCAAGCCGCCACACGTATTTCAGCGGGGAGTGGATTTCGCTCTGCGAGTCCTGGATCGCCCGGAAGGCAAGCTTTTGATTCACTGTGCCGCGGGAGTTCACCGCGCGCCCATGATGGCGCTGGCCATTCTGCGCGTTCTGGGTTATTCGTCTCGGGATGCGGCGGAGATGCTGGAGTCGCGCCGGCATGTAGTGGATCTGGCGGATGTTTACGTGCGCAGTGTCGAGGACTACATGAGAACGTTTGTGACCGCGGAAAACGCGGCGAAGCAGTAA
- a CDS encoding sigma factor-like helix-turn-helix DNA-binding protein, with amino-acid sequence MRLEPALELTESIYASPNVGLTLEGNAADLCLYRVRTEACLRKYFRMSVELGRLPSLLGREFFRTRVTSYRMNSFEDAVIFVHDVERCLEELDLETQRLIARRVFQDYTQEETALMMGCSRKTVLRKYPEALDAVTALFLERGLLEPLSNVNPRQNAARPQSRPDVVLKAATLNMSENVQPPDPEPDCGEDLSDATLLREAKWFLLAEAVSADSVRRM; translated from the coding sequence TTGCGTTTAGAGCCTGCGCTTGAACTGACAGAATCCATTTATGCCTCACCGAATGTGGGGCTGACCCTGGAAGGGAATGCCGCCGATCTCTGCTTGTACCGCGTTCGCACAGAGGCCTGTCTGCGTAAGTACTTTCGCATGTCTGTGGAACTGGGGAGGCTTCCTTCCCTGCTGGGGCGCGAGTTCTTCCGTACGCGCGTCACCTCCTACCGCATGAACAGTTTCGAAGATGCAGTTATCTTCGTGCATGACGTTGAACGTTGTCTCGAGGAACTGGATTTGGAGACACAGCGACTGATTGCGCGGCGTGTTTTCCAGGACTACACGCAGGAGGAGACGGCGCTGATGATGGGCTGTTCCCGGAAGACGGTGCTTCGGAAATATCCCGAGGCCCTGGATGCCGTCACGGCCCTTTTTCTGGAACGGGGATTGCTCGAGCCGCTGAGCAACGTCAATCCCAGGCAAAACGCGGCACGACCGCAATCCCGGCCGGACGTAGTGCTTAAGGCGGCCACGCTTAACATGAGCGAGAACGTTCAGCCTCCCGATCCGGAGCCCGACTGTGGCGAGGATCTAAGCGATGCTACGCTGTTGCGGGAAGCAAAATGGTTCTTGCTCGCCGAGGCCGTATCCGCGGACTCGGTCCGGAGGATGTAA
- a CDS encoding LexA family transcriptional regulator, which yields MGRAIQTSLTFRSLQDRLRDLLLARIASGEITGLRLAELSGLRQAHISNFLNRRRRLSLEAMDAVLAVCRLSPLDLLSGAEINRRATVRPPAATGFVNLALVEPAIAAQEPFIRQQNVLGLHQYPTTFLRRLRRDMQSPRQEWERFVLVRASAHEGISMFPRFLPGALLLIDRQYNSLQPYRKHDRNMYAVRSGADGSCTISYVELSGSNLLLRPHNRDYPVIVLPLEQGRTYAEKIVGRICHVTMEA from the coding sequence ATGGGAAGAGCCATCCAAACGTCTCTCACCTTCCGCAGTTTGCAGGATCGCCTGCGCGACTTGCTCCTTGCCCGCATTGCCAGTGGCGAAATCACCGGTCTGCGGTTAGCCGAACTCAGTGGACTGCGGCAGGCGCACATCTCCAATTTCCTGAATCGCCGTCGCCGCCTCAGCCTGGAAGCCATGGATGCTGTGCTGGCCGTTTGTCGGCTTTCACCGCTTGATCTCTTGTCCGGCGCGGAAATCAATCGCCGCGCCACTGTACGGCCCCCAGCCGCCACTGGGTTTGTCAACCTCGCCCTCGTCGAGCCGGCGATTGCCGCGCAGGAGCCGTTCATTCGTCAGCAAAACGTCCTCGGACTGCATCAATATCCCACTACCTTCCTTCGCCGACTTCGCCGCGATATGCAGAGTCCGCGTCAAGAATGGGAGCGCTTCGTGCTTGTCCGTGCCAGCGCGCATGAAGGCATCAGCATGTTCCCGCGATTCTTGCCAGGGGCTTTGCTTCTCATTGATCGCCAGTACAACTCACTTCAGCCCTATCGCAAACACGACCGCAACATGTACGCTGTGCGCTCCGGTGCCGATGGCTCATGCACGATCAGCTATGTAGAGCTTTCTGGATCGAATCTGCTGCTGCGGCCCCATAACCGCGACTATCCGGTGATTGTGCTGCCCTTGGAGCAAGGACGAACCTACGCCGAGAAGATCGTGGGACGAATCTGCCATGTGACGATGGAGGCGTGA
- a CDS encoding LysM peptidoglycan-binding domain-containing protein: MVVRFSTILLTSALLLAAISCEESGKAKKAMVNPAPRAVAPSLSAKSDPPPPPQVPEKRAPQVDPVEDLIARVEKEFRAGQANYSAGHPDAAKDNFDRAFNLLLQSPLSVRNDDRLQGEFDKLVESVHDLEVAALKQGDGFTAQASEPAPIDEANAVTFPVDPNVKAKAEAELSQTKSDLPLMLNDQVAMYINYFSSRGRGYLERGLVRSGRYEGMIRSILQQEGVPQDLIYLAEAESGFHPLALSRAGARGMWQFMSSRGVGYGLERNWWVDDRQDPEKSTRAAARHLKDLYNEFGDWYLAMAAYNSGPGNVQQAVQRTGYADFWELYRRNVLPAETKNYVPIILAVTIMAKNPSQYSLDHLVKDPPDNVDRVVVDYPVDLRLVAECVDSDAVTIQDLNPSLLRMTTPKDSRYELRLPQGTAEQFQKQIAAIPRDMRVWWRYHRVKSGESLSEIARQYKTTPAAIEQVNNLKNEELRTDAKIIIPVAPRRGSESANLIYSKHPTIYRVRKGDTAASVADDFGVAVERLRRWNHLKSNHLQAGKTLRIYRPVGTREVAEARPKPNTNSKSSSKLQSASEHDAVVVRHRVKAGETLASIASKYEVTVSDLRRSNAHLSNNIHPGDVLVVKIER, translated from the coding sequence ATGGTCGTTCGCTTTTCCACCATCCTACTGACTAGCGCGTTGCTTCTGGCAGCCATCTCCTGCGAGGAGAGCGGCAAAGCCAAGAAAGCGATGGTCAATCCGGCGCCGAGAGCCGTCGCGCCCAGCCTGAGCGCCAAGTCTGATCCTCCGCCTCCGCCCCAAGTTCCGGAAAAACGCGCACCACAAGTCGATCCGGTAGAGGATCTGATAGCCCGCGTTGAAAAGGAGTTTCGCGCAGGCCAGGCGAATTATTCGGCTGGCCACCCCGATGCTGCAAAGGACAATTTTGATCGCGCTTTCAACCTGCTGCTGCAATCCCCGCTGAGCGTGCGCAATGACGATCGCCTGCAAGGGGAGTTCGACAAACTGGTCGAGAGCGTGCACGACCTCGAGGTTGCGGCTCTAAAGCAGGGCGACGGTTTTACGGCGCAGGCGTCGGAACCGGCTCCCATCGACGAAGCGAACGCAGTCACATTTCCAGTCGACCCGAATGTCAAGGCCAAAGCCGAAGCCGAATTGAGCCAGACCAAGTCCGACTTGCCCTTGATGCTCAACGATCAGGTGGCGATGTATATCAATTACTTCTCCAGCCGGGGCCGAGGGTATCTGGAGCGCGGACTCGTCCGCTCCGGACGCTACGAGGGCATGATTCGCTCGATCCTGCAGCAGGAAGGAGTACCGCAGGATTTGATTTATCTGGCGGAAGCAGAGTCTGGGTTTCATCCTCTGGCGCTGTCTCGCGCCGGAGCACGCGGGATGTGGCAGTTCATGTCAAGCCGTGGCGTGGGTTATGGATTGGAGCGGAACTGGTGGGTCGACGACAGACAGGATCCAGAGAAATCGACTCGGGCCGCTGCGCGGCACCTGAAGGATTTGTACAACGAGTTCGGCGATTGGTATCTCGCGATGGCAGCCTACAATTCGGGACCAGGAAACGTGCAGCAGGCGGTGCAGCGAACCGGATATGCTGATTTCTGGGAGCTATACCGGCGAAACGTGCTACCGGCTGAGACCAAGAACTATGTCCCGATCATCCTGGCCGTGACCATTATGGCCAAGAATCCTAGCCAGTACAGCCTGGATCATCTGGTGAAGGATCCACCCGACAATGTGGATAGGGTTGTGGTGGATTATCCGGTCGATCTCCGTCTGGTGGCGGAATGCGTAGATAGTGACGCGGTCACGATTCAGGACTTGAACCCCAGCCTTCTGCGCATGACCACGCCCAAAGATAGCCGCTACGAATTGAGGCTTCCCCAGGGAACGGCTGAGCAGTTTCAGAAGCAGATTGCTGCCATACCGAGGGACATGCGTGTCTGGTGGCGATATCACCGCGTAAAGAGTGGTGAAAGCCTAAGCGAGATCGCCCGCCAATACAAAACCACGCCGGCAGCGATTGAACAAGTCAACAATTTGAAAAATGAAGAGCTACGGACGGATGCCAAGATCATCATTCCGGTCGCGCCCCGCCGCGGATCGGAGTCGGCTAACCTGATCTATTCCAAGCATCCGACCATTTACCGCGTGCGTAAAGGCGACACTGCGGCGTCTGTAGCAGACGATTTCGGCGTAGCGGTTGAACGGCTGCGGCGCTGGAATCATTTGAAGAGCAATCATCTGCAGGCGGGTAAGACGCTGAGGATTTATCGTCCGGTAGGAACGCGAGAAGTCGCCGAAGCACGGCCCAAACCCAACACTAACTCCAAATCTTCCAGCAAGTTACAGTCAGCCAGTGAGCATGATGCAGTGGTCGTGAGGCACCGTGTGAAAGCTGGTGAAACCTTGGCCAGCATCGCCAGCAAATATGAGGTTACGGTAAGCGATCTGCGGCGCAGCAACGCGCATTTGAGCAACAATATCCATCCCGGCGACGTGCTCGTGGTCAAAATAGAACGCTGA
- a CDS encoding aminotransferase class I/II-fold pyridoxal phosphate-dependent enzyme: MTEKAKQCQRADATLCVHAGEERHGKKTGLTTAITQASVFVLPDVEEMRKYAEGTSDAYLYSRYGNPTVNVAEKKIAALEGGEACLVTSSGMAAIHSFFLSACRTGDEIVSMQDLYGGTTHLFQETLARFGVSTHFVPFHELDSIEKYFTKRTRVLFLETPTNPTLRCADIAALAKIGHKHRCCVMVDNTFATPLLQKPLRLGADVVVHSATKYLGGHNDVVAGALVGGTEWVEPARQATKQSGGCLDPLAAFLLIRGLKTLDIRVQRGCASARAIAEFLGGHARVSRVFYPGLATNDGHQAAKRQMSDFGMMVAFEHRDGGCGAEEFINRLRLWYLATSLGGVESTVSYPLLSSHLGLSDEQLKLADVSAATVRLSVGIESVTDLLADLQQALG, from the coding sequence ATGACCGAAAAAGCAAAGCAGTGTCAGCGAGCCGATGCCACCCTGTGCGTGCATGCCGGGGAAGAACGTCATGGGAAGAAGACCGGGCTTACTACCGCAATCACTCAGGCTTCTGTATTTGTGCTGCCGGATGTGGAGGAGATGCGGAAGTATGCCGAGGGGACCTCGGATGCCTATCTTTACTCGCGGTACGGCAACCCCACCGTAAACGTCGCGGAAAAGAAAATTGCCGCGCTCGAAGGGGGCGAGGCGTGCTTGGTGACCTCAAGCGGTATGGCCGCCATCCACTCTTTCTTTCTTTCCGCCTGCCGCACCGGAGATGAGATCGTGTCGATGCAGGATCTGTATGGCGGCACGACCCATCTCTTCCAGGAGACCCTCGCGCGATTTGGAGTCAGCACCCATTTCGTGCCATTTCACGAACTGGACAGCATCGAAAAGTACTTCACGAAGAGGACCAGAGTCCTGTTCCTGGAGACACCGACGAACCCGACGCTACGCTGTGCGGACATAGCGGCCCTGGCGAAAATCGGGCACAAGCACCGCTGCTGCGTAATGGTAGACAACACGTTCGCTACGCCTTTGCTGCAAAAACCGCTACGACTGGGTGCCGATGTGGTGGTGCACTCGGCCACCAAGTACCTGGGCGGGCATAACGATGTGGTAGCCGGTGCACTGGTGGGGGGTACGGAGTGGGTTGAGCCAGCGCGCCAAGCGACGAAGCAGTCAGGAGGCTGCCTTGATCCGCTGGCGGCTTTTCTACTGATTCGCGGTTTGAAGACTCTGGATATCCGGGTGCAGCGCGGCTGCGCCAGCGCGAGAGCGATCGCGGAATTCCTGGGCGGACATGCGCGAGTGTCGCGCGTGTTTTATCCCGGCCTTGCGACCAATGACGGGCATCAGGCGGCAAAACGCCAGATGTCGGATTTCGGGATGATGGTGGCGTTCGAACACAGGGATGGCGGGTGCGGTGCAGAAGAGTTTATTAACCGCCTGCGGCTGTGGTACCTGGCGACCAGCCTCGGAGGCGTCGAGTCGACGGTGTCCTATCCCCTGCTCTCCTCGCATCTTGGTTTGAGTGATGAGCAGTTGAAATTGGCGGACGTTTCAGCAGCAACAGTTCGGCTGTCGGTGGGCATCGAAAGTGTGACCGATCTGTTGGCTGACTTGCAACAGGCGCTTGGCTAG